In Verrucomicrobiota bacterium, one genomic interval encodes:
- the hemN gene encoding oxygen-independent coproporphyrinogen III oxidase, giving the protein MNKAVIPIVDAGIIAKYDKAGPRYTSYPTAPQFTPDFTETQLRSEIARENAAHPDKPLSLYFHLPFCESVCFFCGCNVTFTADRKRPVPYIDWLFKEMDTIAAQIAPGRKVEQLHWGGGTPTFFDPEQLAFLWEGIRKRFNFSENAEIGLEVDPRETSTAHMDALGKAGFNRLSMGLQDFDPAVQKAVNRIQPYDMTKRVIDEGRERGFKSVSVDLIYGLPYQSVSSFESTVDKVLTLDPDRIALFNFAYLPEMIKHQKAIKAEALPSPEVKLEILRMAIGKFTEGGYRYIGMDHFAKPDDPMCLAQDAGTLYRNFQGYTTHKGCDLFAFGVSSISQIGRSYSQNLKNIHDYEKQIALTGMATQRGILLTDEDYLRHTLIMNLLCHYELSFTQISAEFGIDFQKYFAPAFDALGEMRADGLLDWDQDKLRVTPMGRLLIRNICMPFDEYLQKNQAAKFSRTV; this is encoded by the coding sequence ATGAATAAAGCCGTTATTCCCATCGTAGATGCGGGCATCATCGCGAAATACGATAAGGCCGGGCCCCGGTACACCAGTTATCCCACTGCGCCCCAATTCACCCCGGACTTTACCGAAACCCAGCTCCGGTCTGAAATCGCCCGTGAAAATGCCGCCCATCCGGACAAACCCCTTTCCCTGTATTTCCACCTGCCCTTCTGCGAGTCCGTCTGCTTTTTCTGCGGGTGTAATGTCACCTTTACCGCCGACCGTAAACGCCCAGTCCCTTATATCGACTGGCTCTTTAAGGAAATGGATACGATCGCCGCGCAAATTGCGCCGGGACGTAAGGTCGAGCAGCTCCACTGGGGAGGTGGTACCCCCACTTTTTTTGACCCTGAGCAACTTGCTTTCCTGTGGGAAGGGATCCGGAAACGTTTTAACTTTTCTGAAAATGCCGAAATCGGGCTCGAGGTCGATCCCCGGGAAACAAGCACCGCACACATGGACGCCCTGGGCAAAGCGGGATTTAACCGACTCTCGATGGGACTCCAGGACTTTGACCCCGCAGTCCAAAAGGCCGTCAACCGTATCCAGCCCTACGACATGACCAAACGGGTAATCGATGAAGGGCGTGAACGTGGCTTTAAAAGTGTATCCGTCGACCTCATCTACGGACTACCCTACCAGAGTGTTTCCAGCTTCGAGTCCACTGTGGACAAAGTCCTCACCCTGGACCCTGACCGTATTGCACTCTTTAACTTCGCTTACCTGCCCGAGATGATTAAACACCAAAAGGCCATCAAAGCGGAGGCCCTCCCCTCGCCCGAGGTAAAGCTTGAGATTCTCCGGATGGCGATTGGTAAATTTACAGAAGGCGGATACCGTTATATCGGCATGGATCATTTTGCTAAACCCGATGATCCCATGTGCCTAGCCCAGGACGCGGGCACACTGTACCGGAATTTCCAGGGTTACACCACCCACAAAGGCTGTGACCTCTTCGCTTTCGGGGTGTCATCCATCAGCCAGATCGGACGCTCCTATTCACAAAACCTCAAGAATATCCACGATTACGAAAAACAAATCGCTCTCACAGGCATGGCTACCCAACGCGGTATTTTACTCACTGACGAGGATTACCTCAGGCATACCCTCATCATGAATCTCCTGTGCCATTATGAACTTTCCTTTACACAGATCTCTGCGGAGTTCGGGATCGATTTCCAGAAATATTTCGCCCCAGCTTTTGATGCACTTGGCGAGATGCGGGCGGATGGTCTGCTCGACTGGGATCAGGACAAATTGCGCGTCACCCCGATGGGCCGCCTACTCATCCGTAATATCTGCATGCCCTTTGATGAATACCTCCAGAAAAACCAGGCTGCAAAATTCTCCCGGACAGTATAG
- the hemE gene encoding uroporphyrinogen decarboxylase → MNKSIKNSLFIKACRIEQVERPPVWMMRQAGRYLPEYRAIRSKVDFLTLCRTPELAAEVTLQPVDILGVDAAVIFSDILVVLEALGLEVTFEEHAGPRLSRTINQASDFVPLAHGQIAESLSYVGESIRMVTKELNPRNIPVLGFAGAPFTLAAYAIEGKTSREFLAIRKLMRTQPSEFTRILDRLAEAVAEHLIAQIEAGAGAVQIFDTWAGILSRRDFDQYVAGSIQKTISMVQQKHSVPIILYVKNSHHLIESLSYTGADVLSIDWRTPLQEARRNAGMHVAIQGNLDPSILYCPPSIIQDRTRKMLLQHKNPGYIANLGHGILPDTPVENARAFIDTIKAWRYE, encoded by the coding sequence GTGAATAAATCGATTAAGAATTCTCTTTTTATAAAAGCATGCCGCATCGAGCAGGTCGAGCGCCCCCCCGTCTGGATGATGAGACAAGCCGGACGTTACCTGCCTGAATACCGGGCAATCCGTTCTAAAGTGGACTTCCTCACCCTCTGCCGTACGCCTGAGCTCGCCGCGGAGGTCACCTTACAGCCCGTCGATATCCTCGGGGTAGACGCCGCCGTCATCTTTTCGGACATTCTCGTGGTCTTAGAGGCCCTCGGCCTGGAAGTCACTTTCGAGGAGCACGCCGGCCCACGCCTGTCCCGCACGATTAACCAAGCTTCCGACTTCGTGCCCCTCGCCCACGGGCAAATTGCTGAAAGCCTCTCTTACGTCGGTGAATCCATCCGCATGGTGACGAAAGAACTTAATCCCCGTAATATACCGGTGCTCGGGTTTGCCGGAGCCCCCTTTACCCTAGCTGCTTACGCTATCGAAGGGAAAACCAGCCGTGAATTCCTCGCCATCCGCAAGCTCATGCGCACGCAACCCAGTGAATTCACCCGGATCCTCGACCGCCTCGCGGAGGCCGTGGCCGAGCATCTCATCGCCCAGATCGAAGCCGGGGCAGGTGCTGTTCAGATTTTCGACACTTGGGCGGGTATTCTCAGCCGCCGTGACTTTGACCAATATGTCGCGGGCTCGATCCAGAAAACCATCTCCATGGTTCAACAAAAACACTCCGTTCCCATCATTCTGTATGTCAAAAACTCGCACCACCTGATCGAAAGCCTCAGCTACACCGGGGCCGATGTCCTTTCTATCGATTGGCGCACCCCCTTGCAGGAAGCCCGGAGGAATGCCGGTATGCATGTCGCGATCCAAGGTAACCTCGATCCGTCTATCCTTTATTGTCCTCCGTCGATTATCCAGGACCGCACGCGCAAAATGCTTTTGCAACACAAAAACCCCGGTTACATCGCCAATCTCGGCCATGGGATCCTGCCTGACACCCCTGTGGAAAATGCCCGGGCATTTATCGACACGATCAAAGCTTGGCGTTATGAATAA
- a CDS encoding small ribosomal subunit Rsm22 family protein, whose translation MDNPQIQKAVINPDGRQYPLWAESWWVQEFLGGHKEVYRRGYDFAPPGSEAGVTPEKLSEGRSLTQLRERVDGLSDLFTKERVEGFGQYARDRKLLQAYGLFYFPQTFIRTRMVLSEIVKSGKWVAPTEKISILDCGAGTGAAGLSAADFLNQTGARDIFLHAIDDSIQSMKLIQEFVSGTRKDWRGPSVKTTVADLSLPEQFARHGRRKYDVVIASFVMNEIYQGGEPQKALEWCRNLLRLVSPNGVLLLMEPALKESAERIEWIRDQFALEGVGILGPCLHRDKCPLLSEGKYHCHEVRTWKPPESLQLINRKLKRSVEQTLKFSFLALQPGQIAREKGGFEHSFRMISPWARGKGKWFTTGCNDQGVKAIYEIQSRDLPEKPEKQFARIERGDIVCLTAEGVERKGDIYRIENIEAMKIIKP comes from the coding sequence ATGGACAATCCACAAATTCAAAAAGCCGTCATAAACCCTGACGGACGCCAATATCCCCTCTGGGCGGAGTCTTGGTGGGTGCAGGAATTCCTTGGCGGACATAAGGAGGTTTATCGCCGGGGATATGATTTCGCGCCCCCGGGATCAGAGGCGGGAGTCACGCCAGAAAAACTTTCGGAAGGCCGCAGTCTTACCCAGCTGCGCGAGCGGGTGGATGGATTAAGCGATCTCTTTACGAAAGAACGGGTGGAAGGTTTTGGACAATATGCCCGTGACCGCAAATTGCTCCAGGCGTATGGTTTATTTTATTTTCCCCAGACATTTATCCGGACCCGGATGGTTTTATCGGAAATAGTAAAATCCGGGAAATGGGTGGCGCCCACGGAGAAGATCTCGATCCTAGATTGTGGGGCGGGAACGGGTGCGGCGGGGCTGTCAGCGGCCGATTTCCTTAATCAAACGGGTGCGCGGGATATTTTCCTCCACGCGATCGATGACTCCATCCAGAGTATGAAACTCATCCAGGAATTCGTCAGCGGTACCCGCAAAGACTGGAGGGGGCCCTCAGTAAAGACGACGGTAGCGGATTTGTCTTTGCCGGAGCAATTTGCGCGGCATGGGCGGCGGAAGTATGATGTGGTGATCGCTAGTTTTGTCATGAATGAGATTTATCAAGGTGGGGAACCTCAAAAGGCGCTGGAATGGTGCCGCAATTTGCTCCGGCTGGTATCCCCAAACGGGGTATTACTCCTGATGGAGCCAGCACTCAAAGAGTCTGCTGAAAGGATCGAATGGATCCGGGATCAATTTGCCCTGGAAGGTGTCGGAATATTAGGGCCCTGCCTGCACCGGGACAAGTGCCCGCTACTCTCCGAGGGGAAATACCACTGTCACGAAGTGAGGACATGGAAACCGCCCGAATCCCTCCAGCTCATTAACCGGAAGCTCAAACGTTCTGTCGAACAAACCCTGAAATTCAGCTTCTTAGCCCTGCAACCCGGGCAAATTGCGCGGGAAAAAGGGGGATTCGAACATTCTTTCCGGATGATTTCTCCTTGGGCACGGGGGAAAGGAAAATGGTTCACGACAGGATGTAATGATCAGGGGGTAAAGGCTATTTACGAAATCCAATCGAGGGATTTACCTGAAAAACCTGAAAAGCAATTTGCTCGTATTGAGCGTGGAGACATTGTTTGCCTCACCGCAGAAGGGGTGGAGCGTAAAGGGGATATCTACAGGATTGAGAATATCGAAGCGATGAAGATCATCAAACCCTGA
- a CDS encoding DNA integrity scanning protein DisA nucleotide-binding domain protein has translation MSNLWLHLIDIAVCTVVLRLLMGLAVTNKRFLYISASFLSLLFVVIVFTLLGLPLASFISMAIAVPFLIISLIQALPELKVIIQRISIQNILHRGKSQTPELIQEITHSLIELKSRREGAIMVLSHNDSLEDLIVGGEMYDAKFTKSLCVSLFNPESPRHDGAIILTANRIMHVGAVLPLSDRIQDHDEWGTRHLAALGLSERCDADVLVVSEERGSITWFKEGLCHILPSGTVEELRIALTKIFISKESESSRRISVLSPALWILAVILASVGSYNIGTISDRLFGKQEMIISQQASVKVLNLEDNIYVDNITSPIVEFMVRTPRNIVLAKNREWAIQVDGDKMKEGSNPIELSPDMITGLPSKYQVLWFDPSKITVRLARVRTIDAPVKPLVSGLDPRFEIALMRAEPNKKKIKVMTSSWKSSQHIDTVPVDLSLITKPGDYIFETWINLPNAVVPTDKNDDYRAKVFINIIEKKNIP, from the coding sequence ATGTCAAATCTCTGGCTCCATCTCATCGATATCGCTGTTTGCACAGTTGTCTTGCGACTACTGATGGGCCTTGCTGTGACGAATAAACGGTTTCTTTATATTTCGGCTTCCTTTCTCTCACTGCTTTTCGTCGTCATTGTTTTCACCCTCTTGGGATTACCTTTGGCCTCCTTTATCAGTATGGCTATCGCCGTTCCTTTCCTGATTATATCCCTCATACAAGCCTTGCCTGAATTAAAAGTCATTATCCAGAGGATCAGCATCCAAAATATTTTACACCGGGGGAAATCCCAGACCCCCGAGCTGATCCAAGAGATCACCCACTCCTTAATCGAACTCAAATCCCGCAGGGAAGGGGCCATCATGGTGCTCTCCCATAATGACTCCCTCGAAGACCTCATCGTCGGCGGGGAAATGTATGACGCAAAATTCACGAAGTCCCTTTGTGTTTCCTTATTTAATCCGGAAAGCCCACGCCACGACGGGGCCATCATCCTGACTGCAAACCGCATTATGCATGTCGGGGCTGTCCTCCCCCTGTCTGACAGGATCCAGGATCATGATGAATGGGGCACACGGCATTTGGCCGCCTTAGGTTTGTCCGAGAGATGCGACGCCGATGTCCTCGTCGTCTCGGAGGAACGCGGGAGTATCACTTGGTTCAAAGAAGGCCTGTGCCACATTCTCCCGTCAGGAACCGTTGAAGAGCTCCGGATCGCCCTCACTAAGATTTTTATCTCCAAAGAATCCGAGTCCTCACGCCGGATTTCCGTCCTCTCCCCTGCCTTATGGATATTAGCCGTGATCCTCGCCTCCGTCGGCTCATATAATATCGGCACTATTAGCGACAGGCTCTTTGGTAAACAGGAGATGATCATTTCCCAACAAGCATCCGTCAAAGTCCTCAACCTCGAAGATAATATCTACGTCGATAATATTACCAGTCCCATTGTGGAATTCATGGTCCGTACCCCCCGAAATATCGTTCTGGCCAAAAACCGTGAGTGGGCTATTCAAGTCGATGGCGACAAAATGAAGGAAGGCAGTAACCCTATCGAGCTTAGTCCGGATATGATCACAGGACTCCCCTCAAAGTATCAGGTATTATGGTTCGACCCCTCTAAAATCACGGTTCGCCTCGCCCGTGTACGAACCATTGACGCTCCGGTCAAACCCCTCGTATCCGGATTAGATCCCCGGTTTGAAATCGCCTTGATGAGAGCTGAACCGAATAAGAAGAAAATCAAAGTCATGACCTCATCCTGGAAAAGTAGCCAACACATAGACACAGTTCCTGTCGACCTTTCGCTGATTACGAAACCCGGCGATTATATCTTCGAGACTTGGATTAATCTCCCAAATGCCGTTGTGCCCACGGATAAGAACGATGATTACCGGGCAAAAGTCTTTATCAATATCATAGAAAAAAAGAATATTCCCTAG
- the ilvN gene encoding acetolactate synthase small subunit: MLHTISVLVENKFGVLTRVTGLFSGRGYNIDSLNVGPTNDPKTSRMTIVVRGDDKVLEQVVKQLYKLVDVIEVNDFKADEYVDRELVLVKIKVDSKSRADVMQICDIFRAKIVDVQSKNLTIEITGSVGKIEKFLGLMSSYGIIDLTRTGKVAMPRN, encoded by the coding sequence ATGCTTCACACGATATCAGTACTGGTAGAGAATAAGTTCGGCGTGCTCACGCGCGTGACTGGGCTATTCAGTGGCCGTGGTTATAATATAGACTCCCTGAATGTCGGTCCCACCAATGATCCCAAGACATCACGTATGACGATTGTTGTCCGTGGTGATGATAAAGTCTTGGAACAAGTCGTAAAACAACTTTACAAGCTTGTTGATGTTATTGAAGTCAATGATTTTAAGGCTGATGAATACGTTGACCGTGAGCTGGTGCTTGTAAAGATCAAGGTCGACTCAAAGAGCCGGGCTGATGTCATGCAGATTTGTGATATTTTCCGGGCGAAAATCGTGGATGTACAATCAAAGAATTTGACCATTGAGATTACAGGTAGTGTAGGAAAGATTGAGAAATTCCTGGGGCTCATGTCCTCATACGGGATTATTGATTTGACCCGCACGGGCAAAGTAGCCATGCCCAGGAATTAA
- the ilvC gene encoding ketol-acid reductoisomerase gives MPAKVYTDKDADLKVLKGKTLAVLGFGSQGHAHALNLKESGCNVIIGLYKGSKSAEVAKKKGFKVYETAEAVRLADVIMVAIPDTKQPKAYKQDIEPNLKKGKTLLFSHGFAIHFKTVVPPKNIDVIMVAPKGPGHIVRRQYLEGKGVPSLIAIYQNPSKQAKKVALAWAKGIGGTRGGVIETTFKEETETDLFGEQTVLCGGASALVLAGYETLVEAGYQPEMAYFECLHELKLLVDLMNEAGIAGMRFSISETAKWGDVTVGPKIIDASVKNRMKAALKDIQTGKFAKDWAKEYETGYKKYNALLKKGENHPIEKTGARLRGLMPWLQKRNLKGAQAAY, from the coding sequence ATGCCAGCGAAGGTCTATACGGACAAAGATGCCGACTTGAAAGTGCTCAAAGGAAAGACTTTAGCCGTTCTTGGATTCGGTTCACAGGGCCATGCCCATGCTCTCAATCTTAAAGAGAGTGGATGCAATGTCATCATTGGTCTTTATAAAGGGAGCAAATCGGCCGAGGTCGCCAAGAAAAAGGGATTTAAGGTTTATGAAACCGCGGAAGCCGTTCGTTTGGCTGATGTGATCATGGTTGCTATTCCTGACACAAAACAACCCAAAGCCTACAAACAGGATATTGAACCAAACCTAAAAAAAGGGAAAACCCTTCTTTTCTCACACGGTTTCGCCATTCATTTCAAAACCGTCGTACCACCGAAAAATATTGATGTCATCATGGTCGCTCCTAAAGGGCCCGGACACATTGTCCGCCGTCAATACTTGGAAGGCAAAGGGGTTCCTTCATTGATCGCCATTTATCAGAATCCCAGCAAACAGGCTAAAAAGGTCGCTCTTGCTTGGGCAAAGGGAATCGGTGGCACACGTGGGGGTGTCATTGAGACAACCTTCAAAGAAGAGACAGAAACAGATCTTTTTGGTGAACAAACGGTGCTCTGCGGTGGCGCGAGTGCCCTAGTGCTGGCCGGATATGAAACCCTCGTCGAGGCTGGATACCAACCTGAGATGGCTTATTTCGAATGCCTACATGAACTCAAACTCTTGGTTGATTTGATGAATGAGGCCGGTATTGCCGGTATGCGTTTCTCCATCTCTGAGACCGCAAAGTGGGGTGACGTGACTGTTGGTCCGAAAATTATTGATGCCAGCGTAAAAAATCGCATGAAAGCGGCACTCAAAGATATCCAAACAGGGAAATTCGCCAAGGATTGGGCCAAAGAATACGAGACTGGCTACAAGAAATATAACGCACTACTCAAAAAAGGTGAAAATCATCCCATTGAGAAAACCGGTGCTCGCCTTCGTGGTTTGATGCCCTGGCTCCAAAAGCGTAATCTCAAAGGGGCGCAAGCCGCTTACTAA
- a CDS encoding nucleoside-diphosphate sugar epimerase/dehydratase — protein sequence MFGLYNWSFRYASVHELMRVVYAVLTGTVILYGLQFFKAFDVSRIVLLNEAMLSVVLVGGIRFSGRIYHILSRRSSEKTTKTIIAGPYQQVDLYIRSLITNPEEETFAVAVVDLTGNRIGQKLHGVRVIHEKMISQLIAEGKANTLILVGNLTGEETRGLIDVCRTHSIAFRRAEVVSDRDTGQQVSLRDINPEDLLARAPVNFDIVMLKSQIAGKNVLVTGAAGSIGSELVRQVARLQPETLVLLDFNENDLYLMERECEQLYPGVKIVSEFCDLKAEGRLREVFSRHKPHIVFHAAAHKHVPMLERYPAEAVLNNVSAFQILASISIEMNVERVVYISTDKAVDPVNNLGYSKRLGELLALAHARQSKTKFLGVRFGNVLGSNGSVIHIFLKQIAQGGPVTVTHPEMTRFFMTIREAVQLVIQAGLLGSSGEIFVLDMGKPVKLVDFARELITISGHLPDQEIAISFMGLRPGEKMHEELHTDHEPLEAFSERISRISGKRSVAEDCIEIVNRLTQIARSAPSLEVAHELQKAVSTCEGMPVSGVPVQDGKTKQQNII from the coding sequence TTGTTCGGTCTATATAATTGGAGTTTTCGTTATGCCAGTGTGCATGAACTCATGAGGGTGGTTTATGCCGTATTGACGGGTACAGTGATACTTTATGGGCTGCAGTTTTTTAAGGCATTCGATGTTTCGCGTATTGTCCTGCTTAATGAAGCAATGCTCTCCGTTGTGCTTGTCGGGGGCATCCGCTTTTCCGGGCGTATTTATCATATTCTTTCCCGGCGTTCGAGTGAAAAGACTACAAAAACCATCATTGCAGGTCCCTACCAGCAGGTTGATCTCTACATCAGGTCGTTGATTACGAATCCAGAGGAAGAAACTTTTGCGGTGGCCGTTGTCGATCTTACTGGGAATAGGATCGGGCAGAAACTCCACGGGGTACGGGTCATCCATGAAAAAATGATTTCCCAACTTATCGCTGAGGGGAAAGCGAATACATTGATTCTGGTGGGGAATCTCACCGGAGAGGAAACCCGAGGGCTTATTGATGTCTGTCGGACTCACTCCATAGCGTTCCGCCGGGCTGAAGTCGTTAGCGACCGAGATACGGGTCAACAGGTGAGTTTGAGGGATATTAATCCCGAAGATTTGCTGGCACGTGCTCCTGTGAATTTTGATATAGTGATGTTGAAAAGTCAGATCGCGGGGAAAAATGTTTTGGTCACGGGGGCTGCCGGTTCGATCGGTTCAGAGCTAGTACGACAAGTGGCCAGACTCCAGCCCGAGACATTGGTCTTGCTGGATTTTAATGAGAATGACCTCTATTTAATGGAGCGGGAGTGCGAGCAGCTTTACCCGGGGGTAAAGATCGTGAGTGAATTTTGCGATTTGAAAGCAGAGGGACGGTTGCGCGAGGTATTTTCTCGACATAAACCTCACATTGTTTTTCACGCGGCAGCACACAAACACGTTCCCATGCTGGAAAGATATCCCGCTGAGGCAGTCCTAAATAATGTTTCAGCATTTCAGATACTCGCGAGCATTTCGATCGAGATGAATGTGGAGCGTGTCGTCTATATTTCCACGGATAAGGCGGTGGATCCGGTGAATAACCTCGGATACAGCAAAAGGTTGGGGGAATTACTCGCTTTGGCCCATGCACGGCAGTCAAAAACGAAATTCTTGGGTGTCCGTTTTGGAAATGTCCTCGGTAGTAACGGCAGTGTTATCCATATATTTTTAAAACAAATTGCCCAAGGTGGCCCGGTGACAGTGACTCACCCGGAGATGACCCGCTTTTTTATGACGATCCGGGAGGCTGTTCAATTGGTGATCCAAGCAGGACTTTTGGGTTCTTCAGGGGAAATTTTTGTTCTGGATATGGGTAAACCGGTGAAACTGGTTGATTTTGCACGGGAACTGATCACGATTTCTGGGCATTTGCCCGACCAAGAAATAGCCATCAGTTTTATGGGATTACGTCCCGGTGAAAAAATGCATGAGGAACTCCATACCGATCATGAACCACTTGAAGCATTTTCTGAGCGGATATCGCGTATTTCCGGTAAGAGGTCTGTCGCGGAAGATTGTATTGAAATCGTAAACCGTCTCACGCAAATTGCCCGGTCGGCTCCCAGCCTTGAAGTCGCCCATGAGCTCCAGAAAGCGGTAAGTACCTGTGAAGGGATGCCTGTATCAGGCGTGCCGGTACAAGATGGAAAAACCAAACAACAAAATATCATTTGA
- a CDS encoding NAD(P)-dependent oxidoreductase codes for MASRLLITGGSGFIGSHLLPFIPEDFETVLLTSRTAGAFRQLPSGHTLVVHGDISRQGAWQNEIGPCDSVIHMAVYHHARELDAAEMAYIDAVNISGMNHLIKALSASPPKRFIYLSSVKVSEWEKLDDIDKSSFSWTYARSKAQAEKSLEKWAKDNGVELIILRAAPVYGRGNVANLGELFAQVAQKKFKFIGSGEQRKSLCSVENLVAILIYLLQVPGEGVAVRKLTLSDGAAYPVSQIVRWIAAAARVRPPMRILNNDFWWAMLGFGEKYFYNQKTSRYFRLIRSWLTETVHDPDELTAMGLQMPYTTEEGIKRVFDKTI; via the coding sequence ATGGCATCCAGACTATTAATCACCGGGGGGAGCGGGTTTATCGGGAGTCATTTACTTCCCTTTATCCCCGAGGACTTTGAAACGGTGCTTTTAACCAGTCGTACAGCGGGGGCTTTCCGCCAGTTACCCTCTGGCCATACATTGGTGGTTCACGGGGATATTAGCCGTCAAGGGGCATGGCAGAATGAAATTGGTCCCTGTGACTCCGTGATCCATATGGCCGTTTACCATCATGCCCGCGAGCTTGATGCCGCTGAAATGGCTTATATTGATGCGGTGAATATTTCCGGGATGAATCATTTGATTAAGGCTTTATCGGCCTCGCCACCCAAACGATTTATTTATCTGAGTTCTGTGAAGGTTTCTGAATGGGAGAAGTTAGACGATATTGATAAAAGTAGTTTCTCTTGGACATACGCCCGGAGTAAAGCCCAAGCAGAAAAATCGCTTGAAAAATGGGCTAAAGATAATGGGGTCGAGCTAATTATTCTGAGGGCCGCGCCTGTGTATGGCCGGGGTAATGTCGCCAATCTTGGTGAGCTTTTTGCTCAAGTCGCACAAAAAAAATTCAAATTCATCGGGTCCGGTGAACAGCGTAAATCGCTTTGTTCCGTCGAGAATTTAGTGGCGATTCTTATTTATTTATTACAGGTTCCCGGAGAGGGCGTGGCCGTCCGGAAACTTACTCTCAGTGATGGAGCTGCATATCCAGTCAGCCAAATTGTCCGGTGGATAGCCGCCGCCGCGAGGGTTCGCCCCCCCATGAGGATTCTTAATAACGATTTTTGGTGGGCGATGCTCGGGTTTGGGGAAAAATACTTTTACAATCAAAAGACCAGTCGTTATTTCAGGTTGATTAGGAGTTGGCTTACGGAAACCGTCCATGATCCGGATGAACTCACCGCGATGGGCTTGCAGATGCCCTACACCACTGAAGAGGGCATTAAAAGGGTTTTTGATAAAACAATATGA
- the recF gene encoding DNA replication and repair protein RecF (All proteins in this family for which functions are known are DNA-binding proteins that assist the filamentation of RecA onto DNA for the initiation of recombination or recombinational repair.): MQIAKLLIRDFRCHGEFLVDLSPGFNIFLGANAQGKTSILEAVHYLSVFSSFRTSKPLELIRHGCPSALVAAKLGDHSLRVSFSKEGRTCLLDRKKVDDRSAWRKLLQTVPFTTEDNQIAKAGGVVRRKFLDSIVAGQQPGHAKELLEFKKLLRSRNLLLKKGVDKMNQELFSTITGQFAHASGKIARARQEWMRKLSPLARLAHRKISDGKEDLQLAYLDTGEGDVGAKFIRLSGEERRFRQTLAGAQLDDMILTLDGRSVTQFASEGQQRSVALALRLAQVDLLKGLHGSWPVILLDDVMGELDEGRRNRLIELGNQGAQVLLTATEESWSAAGVADIKKFQIIKQ; the protein is encoded by the coding sequence GTGCAAATTGCTAAACTACTCATCCGCGATTTTCGCTGCCACGGGGAGTTCCTTGTGGACTTGTCCCCGGGGTTTAATATTTTCTTGGGGGCTAATGCTCAAGGTAAAACTTCTATTTTGGAGGCGGTACATTACCTTTCGGTATTTAGCAGCTTTAGGACCTCAAAACCTTTGGAGTTGATCCGGCATGGCTGTCCATCGGCCTTGGTCGCCGCAAAACTGGGGGATCATTCCTTGCGTGTGTCATTTTCAAAGGAAGGACGCACGTGCTTGCTCGACCGGAAAAAAGTCGATGACCGTAGCGCATGGCGCAAATTGCTCCAGACAGTTCCATTTACCACGGAGGATAATCAGATTGCCAAAGCTGGAGGAGTCGTGAGACGGAAATTTCTGGATTCTATCGTCGCTGGTCAACAACCCGGCCATGCGAAGGAGTTACTGGAGTTTAAGAAGCTCCTGCGTTCACGCAATTTGCTCTTAAAAAAGGGCGTTGATAAAATGAATCAAGAACTCTTTTCTACTATTACTGGCCAATTTGCCCATGCATCAGGCAAAATTGCCCGGGCCCGCCAGGAATGGATGCGAAAACTCTCTCCTCTTGCGAGGCTGGCTCACCGGAAAATCTCTGACGGGAAGGAGGATTTGCAATTGGCTTATCTCGATACTGGTGAAGGAGATGTGGGGGCGAAATTTATACGGTTGTCCGGTGAGGAACGTCGTTTCCGCCAGACCCTTGCCGGGGCTCAACTCGATGATATGATTTTAACGCTGGATGGGCGTTCTGTTACCCAGTTTGCCAGTGAAGGCCAGCAGCGGAGTGTTGCTTTGGCGTTGCGGCTTGCCCAAGTGGATTTACTCAAGGGCTTACACGGTTCATGGCCAGTAATCCTTTTGGATGATGTCATGGGTGAGCTTGATGAGGGACGGCGTAATCGCTTGATTGAGCTTGGAAATCAAGGGGCACAGGTTCTCCTGACTGCCACAGAAGAATCTTGGAGTGCTGCTGGAGTAGCTGACATCAAGAAATTCCAGATTATCAAACAATAA